The Streptomyces sp. NBC_01275 genome has a segment encoding these proteins:
- a CDS encoding MbtH family protein: MSNPFENPDGVYSVLVNDEGQYSLWPDFVDVPAGWTVAHGPAARQECLDHIETNWTDMRPKSLVDRV; the protein is encoded by the coding sequence ATGAGCAACCCGTTCGAGAACCCCGACGGCGTCTACTCCGTTCTCGTCAACGACGAGGGCCAGTACAGCCTGTGGCCCGACTTCGTGGACGTCCCGGCCGGCTGGACGGTCGCGCACGGCCCGGCTGCCCGGCAGGAGTGCCTGGACCACATCGAGACCAACTGGACGGACATGCGGCCCAAGAGCCTCGTCGACAGGGTCTGA